The Streptomyces achromogenes genome window below encodes:
- a CDS encoding FAD-dependent monooxygenase translates to MNDTVVIAGGGPAGLMLACELQLAGVPAVVLEGRPVRERSSGGMLLHARSVDALRRRGLADRFRDATTPVWPRTHFAFLWLDLSELDTDYDLIVPQWRTEELLEQRAVELGVRVLPGHRLVGLREDADGVAVRVRSAAAEQVLRCAYLVGCDGPHSTVAELGGFEFRTLAPSYYGVIADVQVSGDAQEHFRAGVHPDGQFGVLPMNPSDPSEVRLMTVEFDREPPAADVPVTAEEMRAAIRRITGADADFTEPRWMTRYGSPTRLATSYRKGRVLLAGDAAHPHPPSSGNGLNTALHDSLNLGWKLAATVRGWAPPGLLDTYHDERHPVGRRACMRALAQVPLQHPPERAEPLRELFTELIEFPEVNRHLVQAVTDVRYSIAYPGLPASPLLGATLPDVALRTADGEVEAAGLLTDGRGLLLSLGVDEAPDLTGWADRLDVVRADKAEDLDARWLLLRPDGHIAWADTGEGDRDALRTAVTTWFGPARKPRTARTS, encoded by the coding sequence GTGAACGACACCGTGGTAATCGCCGGCGGCGGACCCGCAGGTCTGATGCTGGCCTGCGAACTCCAGCTGGCCGGGGTGCCCGCCGTGGTTCTGGAGGGCCGGCCCGTACGCGAGCGGTCGTCCGGCGGGATGCTGCTGCACGCCCGCTCGGTCGACGCGCTGCGCAGACGCGGGCTAGCGGACCGCTTCCGCGACGCCACCACTCCCGTCTGGCCGCGCACCCACTTCGCCTTCCTCTGGCTGGACCTGTCCGAACTCGACACCGACTACGACCTGATCGTCCCGCAGTGGCGTACCGAGGAGCTCCTGGAGCAGCGCGCTGTGGAGCTGGGCGTGCGCGTCCTGCCCGGCCACCGGCTTGTCGGGCTGCGCGAGGACGCCGACGGGGTCGCGGTCCGGGTGCGTTCCGCCGCCGCTGAGCAGGTGTTGCGCTGCGCCTATCTGGTGGGGTGCGACGGTCCGCACAGTACCGTGGCTGAGCTGGGCGGCTTTGAATTCCGAACGTTGGCGCCGTCGTACTACGGAGTGATCGCCGACGTGCAGGTGTCCGGAGACGCCCAGGAGCACTTCCGGGCCGGTGTCCACCCCGACGGCCAGTTCGGCGTGCTGCCTATGAACCCGAGCGACCCGTCCGAAGTGCGGCTGATGACCGTCGAGTTCGACCGTGAACCGCCGGCCGCCGACGTGCCGGTGACCGCCGAGGAGATGCGCGCCGCGATCCGCCGGATCACCGGTGCCGACGCCGACTTCACCGAGCCGCGCTGGATGACCCGGTACGGCAGTCCCACACGGCTGGCCACCTCCTACCGCAAGGGACGGGTGCTGCTCGCCGGCGACGCCGCCCATCCGCATCCCCCGTCCTCGGGCAACGGACTGAACACGGCCCTGCACGACAGCCTGAACCTGGGGTGGAAGCTCGCTGCGACGGTCCGCGGCTGGGCGCCGCCCGGCCTGCTCGACACGTACCACGACGAGCGGCACCCCGTGGGTCGCCGGGCCTGTATGCGCGCGCTTGCCCAGGTACCGCTCCAGCACCCGCCGGAGCGGGCGGAGCCACTGCGGGAGCTGTTCACCGAGCTGATCGAGTTCCCCGAGGTCAACCGTCACCTGGTCCAGGCCGTCACCGACGTCCGCTACTCGATCGCCTACCCCGGCCTCCCCGCCTCCCCGTTGCTCGGCGCCACTCTCCCCGACGTGGCCCTGCGCACCGCGGACGGCGAGGTGGAGGCAGCGGGGCTCTTGACGGACGGCCGCGGGCTCTTGCTGTCTCTCGGCGTGGACGAGGCACCCGATCTCACTGGCTGGGCGGACCGCCTGGACGTCGTCCGCGCGGACAAGGCGGAGGACCTGGACGCCCGATGGCTGCTGCTTCGGCCCGACGGCCATATCGCCTGGGCCGACACGGGCGAGGGCGACCGGGACGCGCTGCGGACCGCGGTGACGACCTGGTTCGGACCGGCCCGGAAGCCACGAACCGCCCGAACGAGCTGA
- a CDS encoding type I polyketide synthase — protein MTNEEKLVDYLKWVTADLQRTRERLQEVEAERLEPVAVVGMACRFPGDVRAPEDLWHLVASGTDAIGGLPTDREWDPDLYDPDPERPGHATTRQGGFLYDAAEFDAEFFGMSPREALAVDPQQRLLLETAWETVERAGIVPGTLRGERVGVYVGAMYGDYGSRLRQVPSDLEGFIGSGSAGSVASGRVAYTLALEGPAVTVDTACSSSLVAVHLAVQALRRGECALALAGGVTVMATPGVFVEFSRQRGLAPDGRCRAFAAGADGTGFAEGAGMLLLERLSDARRNGHRVLAVIRGSAVNQDGASNGLTAPNGPAQQRVIRQALADAGVSAAEVDVVEAHGTGTSLGDPIEAEALIATYGRERSVDRPLWLGSLKSNIGHAQAAAGVGGVIKMVEAIRHGELPRTLHVDEPSPHVDWSAGTVRLLTEPQEWQSSGPRRAAVSSFGISGTNAHLILEQAPEEDQPTAVETAAPLLLSARSPQALREQADRLRAHLTERTGIGMGDVAYTLSTARTAFKHRAAVLGTDRDALLTGLEALAEGREAPGVVRGKAVTKNRTAFLFTGQGAQRVGMGRELYESFPVFAAALDELCGHLDPLLGRSLREVMFDGPARTLDRTAFTQPALFVYEVALFRLVESYGVRPDVLIGHSVGELVAAHVAGVLSAGDACALVAARGQLMEAATSGGAMVAVRASAKEVAASLPEGDPVVIAAVNSPGSTVVSGDAEAVAATAAHWRERGARVRRLSVSHAFHSAHMDPALDKFRGVAATVEFRPPTLPVMSNLTGEEATAEQLTSPDYWTRHIRETVRFADCVRDAEARGVTAFLELGPDAVLAPLAAECLSADALSADALTAPAVRRDRSEVLSLLAALCQLHLHGVAVDRSALVPPAGTVELPTYAFQRRRYWLRDTVAEPGERLDGWFWTAVANGDTEALVDTLGLTPGQVASAEELLTAARRWRENALRAAAVLDGPPPAGDAREAVADGLPHGPDALAEWLAGHDRAGRERLLLILVRTMAAQVLALPGPDDLDPEADFLDVGFSSLTAVELRNRLCAVTGLPLPPGVIYDLPTSRTVAAYLDEELGEREVVGEPIPEATP, from the coding sequence ATGACAAACGAAGAGAAGCTCGTCGACTACCTCAAGTGGGTCACGGCCGATCTCCAGCGGACCCGCGAACGCCTCCAGGAGGTGGAGGCCGAACGGCTGGAGCCGGTCGCCGTGGTCGGCATGGCGTGCCGCTTCCCCGGCGACGTCCGTGCCCCGGAGGACCTGTGGCACCTGGTGGCCTCCGGCACCGACGCCATCGGCGGCCTGCCCACCGACCGGGAGTGGGATCCGGACCTGTACGACCCGGACCCCGAGCGGCCGGGCCACGCCACCACCCGTCAGGGCGGATTCCTGTACGACGCGGCCGAGTTCGACGCCGAGTTCTTCGGCATGTCCCCGCGCGAGGCGCTCGCCGTCGACCCGCAGCAGCGGCTGCTCCTTGAGACCGCCTGGGAGACGGTGGAACGCGCGGGTATCGTCCCCGGCACGCTCCGCGGCGAGCGCGTCGGCGTGTACGTCGGCGCGATGTACGGCGACTACGGCTCCCGGCTGCGGCAGGTACCGAGCGACCTTGAGGGCTTCATCGGCAGCGGCAGCGCGGGCAGCGTCGCCTCGGGCCGTGTCGCCTACACCCTTGCTCTGGAGGGCCCGGCGGTGACGGTGGACACGGCGTGCTCCTCGTCCCTCGTGGCGGTCCATCTGGCGGTGCAGGCGCTGCGGCGCGGCGAGTGCGCGCTTGCCCTGGCCGGTGGTGTGACGGTGATGGCCACCCCGGGCGTCTTCGTGGAGTTCAGCCGCCAGCGCGGCCTGGCACCTGACGGCCGTTGCCGGGCGTTCGCGGCGGGTGCGGACGGTACGGGCTTCGCCGAGGGCGCGGGCATGCTGCTCCTGGAGAGGTTGTCGGACGCGCGGCGCAACGGGCACCGGGTGCTGGCGGTGATCCGGGGGAGTGCGGTCAATCAGGATGGGGCGTCGAACGGGTTGACGGCGCCGAACGGTCCGGCGCAGCAGCGGGTGATCCGGCAGGCGTTGGCGGACGCGGGTGTGTCGGCGGCCGAGGTGGACGTGGTGGAGGCGCACGGCACGGGCACGTCACTCGGTGATCCGATCGAGGCGGAGGCGCTGATCGCCACGTACGGCCGGGAGCGGTCCGTGGACCGGCCGTTGTGGCTGGGGTCGTTGAAGTCGAACATCGGGCATGCGCAGGCGGCTGCGGGTGTCGGTGGTGTGATCAAGATGGTGGAGGCCATCCGTCACGGCGAGTTGCCGCGGACGCTGCATGTGGACGAGCCCTCTCCGCACGTGGACTGGTCCGCGGGTACGGTCCGGCTCCTGACCGAACCCCAGGAGTGGCAGTCCTCCGGCCCGCGCCGGGCCGCGGTGTCCTCCTTCGGGATCAGCGGCACCAACGCCCACCTGATCCTGGAGCAGGCCCCTGAGGAGGATCAGCCCACTGCCGTGGAGACGGCGGCGCCGCTCCTGCTGTCGGCGCGGTCGCCGCAGGCCCTGCGGGAGCAGGCGGACCGGCTGCGCGCGCACCTGACAGAGCGGACCGGCATCGGGATGGGAGATGTGGCGTACACACTGTCCACGGCCCGTACGGCGTTCAAACACCGCGCCGCCGTCCTGGGCACCGACCGCGATGCACTGCTCACCGGACTCGAGGCCCTGGCCGAGGGCCGGGAGGCCCCGGGCGTGGTGCGCGGGAAGGCCGTCACCAAGAACCGTACGGCGTTCCTCTTCACCGGTCAGGGGGCCCAACGCGTGGGAATGGGCCGAGAGTTGTACGAGAGCTTCCCGGTGTTCGCCGCTGCCCTCGACGAATTGTGCGGGCATCTGGATCCGCTGCTGGGAAGGTCGCTGCGGGAAGTGATGTTCGACGGTCCAGCCAGGACGCTGGACCGCACGGCCTTCACCCAGCCCGCGCTCTTCGTGTACGAGGTGGCACTGTTCCGGCTCGTCGAGTCCTACGGCGTACGTCCGGATGTGCTGATCGGGCATTCAGTCGGGGAGCTTGTGGCGGCGCACGTCGCCGGCGTGCTGTCGGCCGGCGACGCGTGCGCGCTGGTGGCGGCGCGCGGGCAGCTGATGGAGGCCGCCACGTCGGGCGGTGCCATGGTCGCCGTCCGGGCTTCCGCCAAAGAGGTGGCCGCCTCGTTGCCGGAAGGCGATCCGGTGGTGATCGCCGCGGTCAACTCGCCCGGCTCCACGGTTGTCTCCGGTGACGCCGAGGCCGTGGCCGCGACGGCCGCGCACTGGAGGGAACGCGGCGCCAGGGTCCGCCGGCTGTCGGTCAGCCACGCCTTCCACTCCGCACACATGGACCCGGCCCTCGACAAGTTCCGCGGGGTGGCCGCCACCGTCGAGTTCAGGCCGCCGACCTTGCCGGTCATGTCCAACCTGACCGGCGAGGAGGCCACCGCCGAGCAGCTGACGTCCCCGGACTACTGGACCCGGCACATCCGCGAGACCGTCCGCTTCGCCGACTGCGTCCGCGACGCCGAGGCCCGCGGAGTGACCGCCTTCCTGGAGCTCGGGCCCGACGCGGTCCTCGCCCCGCTCGCCGCCGAGTGCCTCTCCGCCGACGCCCTGTCCGCCGACGCGCTCACCGCTCCCGCCGTGCGGCGCGACCGGTCCGAGGTCCTGAGCCTGCTTGCTGCCCTGTGCCAGCTCCACCTGCACGGAGTCGCGGTGGACCGGTCCGCGCTGGTCCCACCGGCCGGCACCGTAGAGTTGCCGACGTACGCCTTCCAACGGCGCCGGTACTGGTTGCGGGACACGGTCGCCGAGCCGGGCGAGCGGCTGGACGGCTGGTTCTGGACGGCCGTGGCGAACGGCGACACCGAGGCACTCGTCGACACCCTTGGTCTCACCCCCGGACAAGTGGCCTCCGCCGAAGAACTGTTGACCGCCGCGCGACGGTGGCGCGAGAACGCGCTGAGGGCGGCCGCGGTGCTCGACGGCCCACCGCCGGCAGGGGACGCCCGGGAAGCTGTCGCGGACGGTCTGCCGCACGGTCCCGACGCGCTGGCCGAGTGGCTCGCGGGGCACGACCGGGCCGGCCGGGAACGCCTGTTGCTGATCCTGGTCCGCACCATGGCGGCCCAGGTGCTCGCGCTGCCCGGCCCCGACGACCTCGACCCGGAGGCCGACTTCCTCGACGTCGGGTTCTCCTCGCTGACCGCCGTGGAGCTGCGCAACCGGCTGTGCGCCGTGACCGGACTGCCGCTGCCGCCTGGCGTCATTTACGACCTGCCCACCTCGCGCACGGTGGCGGCCTATCTGGACGAGGAACTGGGCGAGAGGGAAGTGGTGGGCGAACCGATCCCGGAGGCGACGCCGTGA